A genomic segment from Blastococcus sp. PRF04-17 encodes:
- a CDS encoding DUF3618 domain-containing protein, whose product MTAAHANDPEAIKAEIEATREQLGRTVDELSARLDVPARAKESAYRARDTAVETYRESPPLAIGGALTLVALVLGLVVVRRRAASRRKR is encoded by the coding sequence GTGACCGCGGCCCACGCCAACGACCCGGAGGCGATCAAGGCCGAGATCGAGGCCACCCGCGAGCAGCTGGGCCGGACCGTCGACGAGCTCAGCGCCCGGCTCGACGTCCCGGCGCGGGCCAAGGAGAGCGCCTACCGGGCGCGCGACACCGCCGTCGAGACCTACCGGGAGAGCCCGCCGCTGGCGATCGGCGGAGCCCTGACCCTGGTGGCACTGGTGTTAGGTCTGGTGGTCGTGCGTCGTCGAGCCGCATC
- a CDS encoding phage holin family protein: MTAAPPPGATRAELPRDPADVSTGELIGKLTEQISTLVRSEARLAQAEVTQKAKRLGVGAGLFGGAGLMAFFGLAVLISAAVLGLAAVLPAWLAALVVAVVLFTIAGVLALIGRKDVAQASPPVPTQAIAGVQADIATVKQVLSR, from the coding sequence ATGACAGCCGCACCCCCGCCCGGCGCCACGCGCGCCGAGCTCCCCCGCGACCCCGCCGATGTCTCGACCGGCGAGCTGATCGGCAAGCTCACCGAGCAGATCAGCACGCTCGTCCGCAGCGAGGCCCGCCTCGCGCAGGCTGAGGTGACCCAGAAGGCCAAGAGGCTCGGCGTCGGCGCCGGCCTGTTCGGCGGCGCGGGGCTGATGGCGTTCTTCGGACTGGCGGTGCTGATCAGCGCCGCCGTGCTCGGGCTGGCCGCCGTCCTGCCCGCCTGGCTGGCCGCCCTCGTCGTCGCGGTCGTCCTGTTCACGATCGCCGGCGTCCTGGCCCTGATCGGCAGGAAGGACGTCGCCCAGGCCTCCCCGCCGGTGCCGACGCAGGCCATCGCAGGCGTCCAGGCCGACATCGCCACGGTCAAGCAGGTGCTGTCCCGGTGA